The Neomonachus schauinslandi chromosome 4, ASM220157v2, whole genome shotgun sequence genome includes a region encoding these proteins:
- the TUFT1 gene encoding tuftelin isoform X4 has translation MNGTRNWCTLVDVRPEGQTAVYLKGRSGDKMIHEKNIKQLKSEVQYIQEARNCLQKLREDISSKLDRDPGDCLHGQEIQVVLEKPNGLNPSSTTPYSSPPEVDAYINEDVESLRKTVRDLLVKLQEAERQHQSDRVAFEVTLSRYQREAEQSQVALQRAEDRVQQKEADVGELQKRLLGVQAEHQALLVKVREGETALEELRSKNTDCQTEREKAASLEKEVAGLREKIHHLDDMLKSQQRKVRQMIEQLQNSKAVVQSKDSTIQELKEKIAYLEAENLEMHDRMEHLIEKQISHGHFSTQTWTKTENLGSVRISKPPSPDKPLPLIRVVET, from the exons GTGTACTTGAAGGGGAGGTCTGGAGATAAGATGATCCATGAGAAGAATATCAAGCAGCTGAAGAGTGAGGTGCAGTACATCCAGGAG gcccgGAACTGCCTGCAGAAGCTCCGGGAGGACATAAGTAGCAAGCTTGACAGAGATCCAGGAGATTGTCTCCATGGACAGGAGATACAG GTGGTGTTAGAAAAGCCCAATGGATTAAATCCAAGCTCCACGACCCCATATAGCAGCCCACCTGAG GTAGATGCCTATATAAATGAAGATGTCGAGAGCTTGAGGAAGACCGTGCGGGACCTGCTTGTCAAACTGCAGGAGGCTGAGCGGCAGCACCAGTCCGATCGTGTGGCTTTTGAG GTCACACTCAGCCGGTACCAGAGAGAAGCAGAACAGAGTCAAGTGGCCCTTCAGAGAGCGGAGGACAGAGTGCAGCAGAAGGAGGCAGATGTGGGAGAGCTCCAGAAGCGCTTGCTAGGCGTGCAGGCG GAGCATCAGGCCTTACTGGTGAAGGTTAGGGAAGGGGAAACAGCCCTGGAGGAACTTCGGAGCAAGAACACTGACTGCCAAACGGAACGAGAAAA GGCTGCCAGTCTGGAAAAGGAAGTGGCTGGGTTGCGGGAGAAGATCCACCACTTGGATGACATGCTGAAGAGCCAGCAGCGGAAAGTGCGGCAAATGATAGAGCAG CTCCAGAATTCAAAAGCTGTGGTCCAGTCAAAGGACAGCACCATCCAGGAGCTCAAGGAGAAAATCGCCTACCTGGAAGCAGAG AATTTAGAGATGCATGACCGGATGGAACACCTGATAGAAAAGCAGATCAGTCATGGCCACTTTAGCACCCAGACCTGGACCAAGACTGAGAACCTGGGCAG CGTGAGGATATCCAAGCCCCCCAGCCCTGATAAGCCCCTGCCTCTTATCCGAGTGGTGGAAACATGA
- the TUFT1 gene encoding tuftelin isoform X2: MNGTRNWCTLVDVRPEGQTAAGRKTYAVVSGRSASHSLASELVESSDGHEEIIKVYLKGRSGDKMIHEKNIKQLKSEVQYIQEARNCLQKLREDISSKLDRDPGDCLHGQEIQVVLEKPNGLNPSSTTPYSSPPEVDAYINEDVESLRKTVRDLLVKLQEAERQHQSDRVAFEVTLSRYQREAEQSQVALQRAEDRVQQKEADVGELQKRLLGVQAEHQALLVKVREGETALEELRSKNTDCQTEREKAASLEKEVAGLREKIHHLDDMLKSQQRKVRQMIEQLQNSKAVVQSKDSTIQELKEKIAYLEAENLEMHDRMEHLIEKQISHGHFSTQTWTKTENLGSVRISKPPSPDKPLPLIRVVET; this comes from the exons GCGGGCAGGAAGACCTATGCTGTGGTGTCTGGCCGCTCAGCCAGTCATTCCCTGGCCTCAGAACTGGTGGAGTCCAGTGATGGCCATGAGGAGATCATTAAG GTGTACTTGAAGGGGAGGTCTGGAGATAAGATGATCCATGAGAAGAATATCAAGCAGCTGAAGAGTGAGGTGCAGTACATCCAGGAG gcccgGAACTGCCTGCAGAAGCTCCGGGAGGACATAAGTAGCAAGCTTGACAGAGATCCAGGAGATTGTCTCCATGGACAGGAGATACAG GTGGTGTTAGAAAAGCCCAATGGATTAAATCCAAGCTCCACGACCCCATATAGCAGCCCACCTGAG GTAGATGCCTATATAAATGAAGATGTCGAGAGCTTGAGGAAGACCGTGCGGGACCTGCTTGTCAAACTGCAGGAGGCTGAGCGGCAGCACCAGTCCGATCGTGTGGCTTTTGAG GTCACACTCAGCCGGTACCAGAGAGAAGCAGAACAGAGTCAAGTGGCCCTTCAGAGAGCGGAGGACAGAGTGCAGCAGAAGGAGGCAGATGTGGGAGAGCTCCAGAAGCGCTTGCTAGGCGTGCAGGCG GAGCATCAGGCCTTACTGGTGAAGGTTAGGGAAGGGGAAACAGCCCTGGAGGAACTTCGGAGCAAGAACACTGACTGCCAAACGGAACGAGAAAA GGCTGCCAGTCTGGAAAAGGAAGTGGCTGGGTTGCGGGAGAAGATCCACCACTTGGATGACATGCTGAAGAGCCAGCAGCGGAAAGTGCGGCAAATGATAGAGCAG CTCCAGAATTCAAAAGCTGTGGTCCAGTCAAAGGACAGCACCATCCAGGAGCTCAAGGAGAAAATCGCCTACCTGGAAGCAGAG AATTTAGAGATGCATGACCGGATGGAACACCTGATAGAAAAGCAGATCAGTCATGGCCACTTTAGCACCCAGACCTGGACCAAGACTGAGAACCTGGGCAG CGTGAGGATATCCAAGCCCCCCAGCCCTGATAAGCCCCTGCCTCTTATCCGAGTGGTGGAAACATGA
- the TUFT1 gene encoding tuftelin isoform X3: MQQAGRKTYAVVSGRSASHSLASELVESSDGHEEIIKVYLKGRSGDKMIHEKNIKQLKSEVQYIQEARNCLQKLREDISSKLDRDPGDCLHGQEIQVVLEKPNGLNPSSTTPYSSPPEVDAYINEDVESLRKTVRDLLVKLQEAERQHQSDRVAFEVTLSRYQREAEQSQVALQRAEDRVQQKEADVGELQKRLLGVQAEHQALLVKVREGETALEELRSKNTDCQTEREKAASLEKEVAGLREKIHHLDDMLKSQQRKVRQMIEQLQNSKAVVQSKDSTIQELKEKIAYLEAENLEMHDRMEHLIEKQISHGHFSTQTWTKTENLGSVRISKPPSPDKPLPLIRVVET; the protein is encoded by the exons GCGGGCAGGAAGACCTATGCTGTGGTGTCTGGCCGCTCAGCCAGTCATTCCCTGGCCTCAGAACTGGTGGAGTCCAGTGATGGCCATGAGGAGATCATTAAG GTGTACTTGAAGGGGAGGTCTGGAGATAAGATGATCCATGAGAAGAATATCAAGCAGCTGAAGAGTGAGGTGCAGTACATCCAGGAG gcccgGAACTGCCTGCAGAAGCTCCGGGAGGACATAAGTAGCAAGCTTGACAGAGATCCAGGAGATTGTCTCCATGGACAGGAGATACAG GTGGTGTTAGAAAAGCCCAATGGATTAAATCCAAGCTCCACGACCCCATATAGCAGCCCACCTGAG GTAGATGCCTATATAAATGAAGATGTCGAGAGCTTGAGGAAGACCGTGCGGGACCTGCTTGTCAAACTGCAGGAGGCTGAGCGGCAGCACCAGTCCGATCGTGTGGCTTTTGAG GTCACACTCAGCCGGTACCAGAGAGAAGCAGAACAGAGTCAAGTGGCCCTTCAGAGAGCGGAGGACAGAGTGCAGCAGAAGGAGGCAGATGTGGGAGAGCTCCAGAAGCGCTTGCTAGGCGTGCAGGCG GAGCATCAGGCCTTACTGGTGAAGGTTAGGGAAGGGGAAACAGCCCTGGAGGAACTTCGGAGCAAGAACACTGACTGCCAAACGGAACGAGAAAA GGCTGCCAGTCTGGAAAAGGAAGTGGCTGGGTTGCGGGAGAAGATCCACCACTTGGATGACATGCTGAAGAGCCAGCAGCGGAAAGTGCGGCAAATGATAGAGCAG CTCCAGAATTCAAAAGCTGTGGTCCAGTCAAAGGACAGCACCATCCAGGAGCTCAAGGAGAAAATCGCCTACCTGGAAGCAGAG AATTTAGAGATGCATGACCGGATGGAACACCTGATAGAAAAGCAGATCAGTCATGGCCACTTTAGCACCCAGACCTGGACCAAGACTGAGAACCTGGGCAG CGTGAGGATATCCAAGCCCCCCAGCCCTGATAAGCCCCTGCCTCTTATCCGAGTGGTGGAAACATGA
- the TUFT1 gene encoding tuftelin isoform X1 — protein sequence MNGTRNWCTLVDVRPEGQTAGSVDILRLALQSELTGDELEHLAQKAGRKTYAVVSGRSASHSLASELVESSDGHEEIIKVYLKGRSGDKMIHEKNIKQLKSEVQYIQEARNCLQKLREDISSKLDRDPGDCLHGQEIQVVLEKPNGLNPSSTTPYSSPPEVDAYINEDVESLRKTVRDLLVKLQEAERQHQSDRVAFEVTLSRYQREAEQSQVALQRAEDRVQQKEADVGELQKRLLGVQAEHQALLVKVREGETALEELRSKNTDCQTEREKAASLEKEVAGLREKIHHLDDMLKSQQRKVRQMIEQLQNSKAVVQSKDSTIQELKEKIAYLEAENLEMHDRMEHLIEKQISHGHFSTQTWTKTENLGSVRISKPPSPDKPLPLIRVVET from the exons GGCAGCGTGGACATTCTCAGGCTGGCTCTACAAAGTGAACTGACAGGAGATGAACTTGAACACTTAGCCCAGAAG GCGGGCAGGAAGACCTATGCTGTGGTGTCTGGCCGCTCAGCCAGTCATTCCCTGGCCTCAGAACTGGTGGAGTCCAGTGATGGCCATGAGGAGATCATTAAG GTGTACTTGAAGGGGAGGTCTGGAGATAAGATGATCCATGAGAAGAATATCAAGCAGCTGAAGAGTGAGGTGCAGTACATCCAGGAG gcccgGAACTGCCTGCAGAAGCTCCGGGAGGACATAAGTAGCAAGCTTGACAGAGATCCAGGAGATTGTCTCCATGGACAGGAGATACAG GTGGTGTTAGAAAAGCCCAATGGATTAAATCCAAGCTCCACGACCCCATATAGCAGCCCACCTGAG GTAGATGCCTATATAAATGAAGATGTCGAGAGCTTGAGGAAGACCGTGCGGGACCTGCTTGTCAAACTGCAGGAGGCTGAGCGGCAGCACCAGTCCGATCGTGTGGCTTTTGAG GTCACACTCAGCCGGTACCAGAGAGAAGCAGAACAGAGTCAAGTGGCCCTTCAGAGAGCGGAGGACAGAGTGCAGCAGAAGGAGGCAGATGTGGGAGAGCTCCAGAAGCGCTTGCTAGGCGTGCAGGCG GAGCATCAGGCCTTACTGGTGAAGGTTAGGGAAGGGGAAACAGCCCTGGAGGAACTTCGGAGCAAGAACACTGACTGCCAAACGGAACGAGAAAA GGCTGCCAGTCTGGAAAAGGAAGTGGCTGGGTTGCGGGAGAAGATCCACCACTTGGATGACATGCTGAAGAGCCAGCAGCGGAAAGTGCGGCAAATGATAGAGCAG CTCCAGAATTCAAAAGCTGTGGTCCAGTCAAAGGACAGCACCATCCAGGAGCTCAAGGAGAAAATCGCCTACCTGGAAGCAGAG AATTTAGAGATGCATGACCGGATGGAACACCTGATAGAAAAGCAGATCAGTCATGGCCACTTTAGCACCCAGACCTGGACCAAGACTGAGAACCTGGGCAG CGTGAGGATATCCAAGCCCCCCAGCCCTGATAAGCCCCTGCCTCTTATCCGAGTGGTGGAAACATGA